The Streptomyces sp. JB150 genomic interval GTCGCGCACGCGGTGCTGGGCGCGCCGTCGCAGCCGGCCGGGACGGTGCTGTCGCTGGAGGACCTGTGGGGCCGTGACGGCGCGCGCACCGGGGAGCGGCTGCGCGAGGCCGGCTCGTGGGAGGAACGGTTCGCGCTCGCGGAGGCCACCCTCGCCCGGCGGCTCGACGAGGACCGGGCGGCCGATCCCGAAGTCGCCCTCGTCTGGCGGCGGTTGGTGGCGAGCCGGGGCCTGGCGCGGGTCGAGTCGCTGGCCGCCGAGGCCGGATGGAGCCGCAAGCGGCTGTGGTCCCGGTTCCGCGCCCAGATCGGCCTCGGCCCCAAGCGCGCGGCCCGGCTGATCCGCTTCGACCATGCGGTGCACCGACTCGCCGCCGGGCACGGCGCCGCACTCGTCGCGGCGGAGTGCGGCTACGTCGACCAGTCCCACCTCCACCGTGACGTACGGGCGTTCGCCGGTGTGACGCCCGGCGCGGTGGCGGACGCGCCCTGGCTCGCGGTCGACGACGTGGCCTGGGCCGCACCCGCCTACCTGTCCGTGGCCTGACACGGTGTCAGCCCGCCGGAGGCCTGGCAGCCGGCCTCCCGTAAGGCCCGGCGAGCCACCTTCCGACCGCCCCGGCGCTCAGCTGTCCAGGAAGCCCGTCACCAGTTCGACGAAGGCGTCCTCCTGCTCGAAGAACATCACGTGCCCCGCGTCGATCTCGGCGTAGGAGCCGTGGGGGAGGGCGGCGTGCAGCGCGCGGCTGTGCTCGACGGGGACGGTGATGTCCTGGGCGGCGCCGATGACGAGCGACGGGGCCTGGATGCGGGGCAGCAGGTGCCGGATGTCGACCCGCAGGTCGTAGGCGATGTGCCGCAGAGTGCCCTCGGTGGGCGGCATGTTGGGGATCAGGGCCTCGAACCGCTCCCGCCCGATGGCGTTGAGGAAGCCGCGGCTGAAGCCGGTCATCGCCACGGCGCGGCCGAACGCGGCCGGGGAGGCGG includes:
- a CDS encoding helix-turn-helix domain-containing protein, which encodes MPSAERAPDAAAVWDIATPSRPGRLPGVAMAGFRARTAGPVDLSVVPYPAVTVAVDLGDGSLAVADTSGRRQAGSVVVGLGPSGVRGRGRAVECLQVRLSPLVAHAVLGAPSQPAGTVLSLEDLWGRDGARTGERLREAGSWEERFALAEATLARRLDEDRAADPEVALVWRRLVASRGLARVESLAAEAGWSRKRLWSRFRAQIGLGPKRAARLIRFDHAVHRLAAGHGAALVAAECGYVDQSHLHRDVRAFAGVTPGAVADAPWLAVDDVAWAAPAYLSVA